The nucleotide sequence atttgcatttccctaaggacTAATTATATCCAGCATTTTTAATGCTTATTGTCAATTTGCATATCTcccttggagaaatgtttattcaaatcctttgcacattttttaattgagttgtcttattattgagtgttaagaattctttatatattctgggtacaaatcccttatcagatatatgatttgtaaataatttctcctatttttttcactttcttgatggtatcttttgaagcacaaatatttttaattttaattaagtttaattCGTCATGCTGTTGGTGGATCATGCTTTTGATATCATGTCTAAGAACTCTCCTTAAATCCTCAGGTCCTGAGGAttgtttcttctaaaagttttataattttatgttttgtattgaGATCTGTGacccattttaagttaatttttgtataagctGTGAAGGTTAGGGGTAGATTTATTTTGCATGTAGATGtccaattgttttaaaatcatttgttgaaaagggtATCTATTCCTTACTGAATTGTCTttatacctttgtcaaaaatgaattgCTAGTTATGTGTATCTGTTTTTGGACCCTGTATTGATCTACATATGTCTGTCCTTTTGCCAACACCATACTGCCTTGAGTATCGTAGCTTTATAGTAGGTCTTGAACTGGATAGCGTAATTCCTTCAACtatattctttttcaaagttgttttggctatttttagtttctttgtctttccatataaagtttaaaatcacTACTTGATATCTACAAAAATCATGCTGGGGTTTTGAATGGAATTTTGTGAGTTTcactatccatgaacatggggtCTCTATTTAGGACCTCTTTCATTTCAGTTATCAGCATTTTGTGTAGTTTTCAGTCTACAGATCTTTTACATCttttgttaggtttattcctaagtattcaTTTTTTGGGAACTAttgtaaatatatctttttttgaaatttaggTTTCCAATTGCGCATTGGTAGTGTATACaaatatgttttgatttttgttttgttgactttgtatcctgtgaccttgctaaatGTAATTAGTAGTTCTGGGAGTTTTTTGATGTTGATTCCTTGAGCTTGCTACATAAACCACAAATAGGAAGagttttattttgtcctttctaATCTCtaggccttttatttctttttcttgcctgattgcatTGGTTAGAACAACAAAGTGGAGCAAGTGGCTATCACTGTCTTGTTTTGAATTTTAGAGTTTTGAAAGCATTGTCTTTCACCATTATTATGTTAGCTGTAAGTCTTTCATGAATGTCATTTATCAAGTTGAGGGAGTTCCCATCTATTAATTTCTACCTAGCTGAATTTCTCTCAAGTGGatattgaattttctcaaatgctttttctatatcaattgacttgatattttttctttaaacttaattATATTGGATTAtattgattttagaatttttttttttttttttttttttttttgggacagagtgtcactttgttgccctggctagaatgagtgccgtggcgtcagcctagctcacagcaacctcaaactcctgggcttaagcgatcctactgcctcagcctcccgagtagctgcgattacaggcatgcgccaccatgcccgactaattttttctatatagatttttagttggccatataatttctttctatttttggtagagacggggtctcgctcttgctcaggctgttcttgaactcctgacctcaagcgatccacctgcctcggcctcccagagtgctaggattacaggcgtgagccaccgcgcccggcctagaattttGTAACAGCTTGTATTTTACCCCCAATCCCAagcttggtcatggtatatattACGGAATTTATATATCTAGATTCATTTATAGagaatttttgtgtctgtgttcatttGGGATATTATTCAAGGTTTCCCCCTGCTTATATTAATACTATCTTTATCTTGTTTGGTTATCATGTTAATTCTGATGAACTGGGAAGTAAGTGATTCTTTAGCTTTCTAGAAGAGATTTGTAGAATTTGTGTTAACTCTTCttaaatgttttatgaattttacAGTAAGGTTTTAAACAgtgaattcagttttaaaaaataattgtagaaTGTATTCACATTATCTAGTTCATTTTAGTTTTGATAGTTCATGACTTTTAAGGAATTCTTTCATTCCATTTAACTCTGTGCATAGTTGTTCATGGTATTGTCTTAGTCTTTTTAGTGTCTCAAGATCTGCATTGGtatctcctctttcattcctaAGATTgataatttgtcctttttttttttttttgtcactcttgctagaggtttatcaattttactgCTACTTTTAAAGAactagtttttggttttgttgatttttctctattgctaGTTTTCAGTTGCATTGATTTTCTCCATccctttttattactttcttcctTCAGCTTGTTTTGAgtttagtttgcttttttcctAGTGGCTTAAAGTGGAAGCTTAGaatattgatttgagaccttttttcttatttaataaaagtaGTTGATATTATAGCTCTCTAAACACTGGTTTAGCTGCATTCCACacattgatattttcatttttgttcagtttaaaatattttccattttcttttgagaattcaCATTAAAGgcatgaattatttagaagtgtgttgtttaatttttaaatgtttggagattttcctgctgttgttgatttctagtttatggtcagagaacatactttatgatttcaatgcttttaaatttgttagGTTTAAGACCAGGAGGATACAGTCtgtcttggtaaatgttccatgtgcactttaAAAGAATGCTTATTCTTCTGTTTTAGGATGAAGTGTTTTTTAGGTGAAATGTTTTATGTCAGTTAGATCTAGTTGGTTGTTGGCATTAAGTTCGTCTAcatctttgctaattttttttgttttttaattttgtttctaattttttttaatattaataattctatagCTTACTGAAAGAAGAGTGTTTACTCTCCAGCTATAATTGAAgctctgtttttcctttcaatactgtcagtttttgcttcatgtatttttaagCTCTGATATTAGGTGCTTATGCATTTAGGATCATAGTATCATCTTGGTGAATTTGATTCTTTTACCATTATAgaatgtccctttttttttttttctttcttttttgagacagggtctcactctgttgcctgggctagactgcaacggtgtcatcatagctcactgtaacttcaaactcctgggctcaagcgatccctcctgcctcagcctcctgagtagctgggattacaggcatgtgccacaacactcgactaatttttctatcttttgtagagatgaggtctcgttATGTTGGTCAtgcgggtcttgaactcctggcctcaagcagtccttccacctTGGACTcatagagtgctaggattatagataggcatgagccacctcacccagctgaATGTCCCTTTTTATCTTTGGTAATTTTTATTCCTCCTAAGTCTACTTTGttgaattaatataaaaaatgccTTATCTTTTAATTCATCTTACCTGATGTTTACTGTTTTTGGTTTATGAAACATTATAGTTTCACACATAATAAACAActcactttataaaaattattcttagtataaaatagagaaaataaactcTGAGTGTTGTTAGTCTTCTATGATCATGATTTAAGCACTGAAGTTAATGTGGccagaatatattttgaaattatacaaaCAATTTCATGAGTCCAGTTGATCTTCTATTTTGTGAGGTAATGGACAGAGTGGTTGAGAGAACAAACAGCCTCTGGAGTCAGAATGCCTAGATTTGAATCCTACCTCCAAGTACCAGGTATGTGACCAggggcaaatcacttaacttccCTGTGTCTGTGGTTCATTTGTAAATTGGGATAACTTTATTCAGTTTAGAGGATTACATGAGGTGACTCACGATTCATACAAAACATCTAGCAATAGTACCTAACAGTAAAAACTATCATTGCTAGCCACAAATGTTAGGTCagaaatatctattgtttttagatAGTATGTCTCATAATTGGAAATACATACAAAGTTCAggtacctttttttaaaaataacactgtgAAAAGAGGGGTTATTAAGTCTAATTGGAGTCAAGTACCAAATGAGGCTTCTTTTATAGCAGTTTTTCGTTCCTAAGTAATTCTTTGCAATGTCTATTTTTTAAGATGTCTTACTAGTTTAATTAAACATGAACGGTTCAAAACCATATGTTAGTTGTTTCAGTTCCAATAATAATTACCAATTGATCCAAGGAGGCCAACATAATACTTGGCAGTTACTGTCATTAGCAATTATCTTGCTGGAATGTTGTTTAATTAGGTAAGAGGGTTTGCACAAAACTTCAGAAGAGCTGAATCTAAGAGTAAATATGTATTAAGGATAGCATCCATAGCTGTGATGAATCTAATTGACAAAAGTGATTAATTATGCATAAAGATCAacattttaatgcacattaaaCATATTTGTCATCctcttgtttctattttaaaaaagcattagaAAGTAAACTTTCAAATAGGTAATAGTGTGGCCATACTGTTaaaagagattttattatttctgctaCCATACATGTAACTttaaaatgctaactttaaaTATACTACGTAGAGATAGTTTTTTTATCATGATCTGTTATCACactgttaataataaaattattaattaaatcagaagagaaacaaaaccacTCAGCAAAGGATTgcatttcaattaattttattgaaaGGTATATCCTTTAGTACCAAAACATAATGGTAGTTGGTTAGGTTACCTTTGCCAACTCAAAATTAACACTGACATATTCAAAAGATTGAACTATATCAGCCTTTTGGGAAAAATGAAACATCCATAAAACATGATTCACAAAAGTTAAGAATAAGATATACTATGattctttggtttatttttcagtgtttatgTATCTATAACATGGTTTCAAAAATTGGTTACAGCCATTCTGGTTGGACTCGGCTACACACTGCACTGAGTAACCATCCACAGTACTTACACACTGTAGTTCTTATATTCATTGACTGACACAGAGAATCCTGAACACTACCTCAGCGACCTCATAATTATGAAGGTGCCTACTCTTTTTAAGACTTTGTTTTGGCACAGTAAGGGCATTAGTGAAAGTATTatattctcttccttttaaataaaattctaaattagaAGCAATGgcaattttataaaaacagtcaTTTGTAAAAACTTTTGGAGTGTTAAATCTAGCCTGAACTTACTTTAGTGTGATAAAGCAAGTTTTCAAAGCgataatttattttgagttacTCAGACAATAGAAACTAATTTTCTCAATGGACTAGACTGAGCCAGTAGGTTTTGTATAAAAATTTTCATCATGGATACAAACATCACCTGctttctagaaaaaatattaaagataatttaatgaATATGCCAAATTTGCTAGGTCtgtatttttgctttatgtaaaatgccctaaaatttaaatgtaattccCATATAGCAATAAAGTCCACATCTCTAGATTATCTGTTACTTGCATTATGGGTACCAAGAAACCATTTACACTGTCCAGAATATTAACCCTTATTATGCCTTAAAAGTGCATTTGTGAAATGTTAGTTTTGATGTAaacctcatattttaaaatttaacatttaaattaagtAGGTTACCATTTTCAACACCAACTAAGTACAATATATTGATCCAATATAGAAAGTTAGATCAATGTTAGAAATGGAGATTCACAGTTTACCTTCCCAGGCTTGTCATTagcatttcacatttattatgctttttaGCTTTGATCTGAATGCTTCACACATGAATTCAAATCTTAACATAATTCCACTATAGCATAATATTAATTAGGCAGCCTTCCCAAGTCTGAGAACATCATGCTAACCTAGTTGTGATGTTTTAAGGCTTCACAGCTTAAATCCATTATAACATTATGGAATCCATAGATCAGGGTTGTGGAGAAAGGCTTTAGAGAAGAGTTTTTTGTTGCTGTAATAATCCTATTTAAATAAGCAAACCCCAATTTATCAGAAGTCTGCCTAAAAATTACTAACAAAATTGAACTGTCCATATCTTAACATTCATAATCATATGTAGATgtgttaaatgttaaaatttagttTTGAGTAGGAAAAGATAAATCATCATTGTGAGTTAACTTGAGATGGCAAGAATGTATATCACATATGCAGCAAGCAAGTTCACATCTTTATGCATATAACTACTTTCTAGTAGTCCAACTTCTACAGCAATGACACGTAACTATACTGTTAACACCCCCTGGCAGTTTCCAGACACCCAATGTAGGTATCATCTACcatgttactttttctttaagtatgtattgattttgttcatAACAGTTTCAAATTAGTTCATATACAGTTCAAACTTTTGGTCCTGTTGTCCTACTTGGCTTGTGTAGCTTTAAATGAGCCAGAGCTTGGGTTTACATACAATAAGATGATATacaataaacaacaacaacaaaaaaaaaaccccactagcGCTACTTTTAAAATTCAGGCTATTAAGGAGAATGTGTTTTCTAAGctgaaaatttaatgaaatggCTAACACATCAGAGGTTGCATAATTCCTTACTCTTAAAGTGTTGTACCTTGTATGTAATAAACTTCAAATATTAGCTGACTGGATCAGTGAAGTCATTTTCCCCTTTGCTATTCTAactccattttgtttattttgaaatattaaaattaatattttaattcttcaatTGTAGCAGAAAATTATAGCATTAGAAAATTTTCTCTATCTGGAGAATAATAGTGAACCATATCTGCCAATTAGGGAACCATTTCAGGAATTGTTGGGAGGTGACTTATTCTGTAGTAACTATGCTTCAGTTGTCGTGCAGTACGCCCAGAAACAATCCATTTCAATTTCTGAACATTTGGTTTGGAACACttgtttgatgaatattcagttaaACACTTGGATACGAGCTCTTGCCAGAAGGTCAAATCTCTGCCATTTATCTGCACAGAAATGTTTAACAATTATTGCTCAATTAAAACAAAgtctcaaaaaagacaaaaataaagaacaaaagaaaaaaaaaagaaaaagaagtcctaCCATATTTAGCTATAGTAATAAAAGCAAATCTATTAACATGTCTTTCCTCTTCAAAAAAATTTGAGGATAGCTACTTAAGTTTCAAATAAACGTATGACATCTCATTTTACTTCACGAGACAGTGCCAAGTGGTTTAGTTTCATTTACAGCTGCTAATAGGATTTAGGCTATGACCTTGACATACCTTGGAATGTTTCTGAAGACATTCTACTCCTTCTGTTAACTCTACACACTTCTGTGCTTGGATCTCCAACGCAATGATAGACAATGCCAACACAGAAGGCtgaaagagataattttaaagtaaatgccAAATATAAAAACAGGTCTACATAAATAGGcttaatctttataaaatatttacctttgCTTTAGAAAATATGATCCTGCAATGACACGCCTTAAGTTGAGCTTCTAGTCTTTCAAAATTAAGggtatttctcctttaaaatgaaaatgggatTACTTTTATGTAGATAATATTACATATAgtcaaaagacatttttagaaaacACTATAGTCAATTTTTAAAGTGAAGCTTATGCACATTTATTGtagaaagcaaattatttaaagtaaaggAATTCCCTTTCCACCAGAGATATTAACTTCTTAAGTACACCATAtgttagttttaaattatttgggccaaaaaaataaaacgaaCAATGTCATACCACAAACatcaagatttattttcttttcgttttaataaatttatttctgcatCTCCTGAAGGtccttttttccataaatttgtgTTAGATGCTTATCTACTAGGAAGTTGAAATGCACTTTAATCCCAAGAATTAGCCTTCCATGAAGCTATTGACAACTGAAAATTTTCTCACTTCTGTTAGACAGTAAAGTTCAAGAAGCCACAGAtgtcattttacttattttgattAGAATTCCATGAAGATACTGATTTTATGCAGTATCTATACAATACCATTCTGATTTCCAAATCTCTTTTGTTCAAAACAAAGGTCACATACCTTTCGAATGGCAAGTTCtcttgaatgagtgaataatagAGTTGCAGAAATTGAAAGGCAGTCGTAGCTTTGACTTTCCAACACACCTTCTCCAACACAATCTTTTCCATTCTCATCAAGTCTGACACTGTGAACCTATACTGACTTATTCGGATCAAGTCAGTTGCCAATGGgacattcctttcttcttctatTGATTTTACAGCCAAATAGAAGCAGCTCAGCCCAACACACCCAAGGTGCTTGGGCTGCacctaacaaaataaaatatccccAATAAGCCCATGTCTCCACCTTATTTCAATTAACATTAATGAAACATAAAGGATAATCTAGAGCTCAGACCCAACATTATGAAAATGTATCTTTGAGGTGTATTTCTCAGCTGTGATGGACTTATTAAGATCCACCCATACCTCAATTATAGCTTGTCAACCCTAGGCACCCCACCTGGAACCAATTTTTGACAAATTGGACTAACTTTCAGTATAATGCTTAGCTCAGCATAGAAAAATTCTTAACTGTTATACCACAGCACATACTGTTTGCCTGAAAAGTTCTATCCACTACCaatccttttcatttatttatcattttatgaaCGCCTACAGTGTGAGGCACAAAATTCTATCCAATCTTTAAGTTCTAGGTCAAATAAAACTTCAGGAAGCAtttggctgggtgaggtggttacgcctataatcctagcattctgggaggctgaggcaggaggattgcttgagatcaggagttccagaccagcctgagcaaaagcgagactcagtctctactaaaaatagaaaaaattagcagagtgtgatggtgtgtgcctgtagtcccagctactcctgaggctgaggcaggaggattgcttgagcccaggagtttgtggttgcagtgggctatgatgatgctactgcacacTAGGtagggtgacacagcaagactctctatttaaagaaaaaaaaaaaaaaaaaggtttttatcAATATCTATGCTCTTTCTTCTCAACCCTTTAGCAGTATTATTTATGCTTCTTTAAATGCATGATGTTTTCTTTAAAGgcataatttttcttattatgacTTGTACTATATGATTGCTGTAAGTGCAACTATCTTATTCCCACATAAGACTGGATTATACTTGAGGGACAGCTGTATATTAATTTGTGCAACATTTACAGATTCAAAGGTAGTACCTACACATGTTAAGTGTCTAAAGAGTTGTTTAATCAGGCTGTTGCACAAGTTTCTAGAGCCATTCAAGAAATATTGAACCAACCCTTCTGTATGTGATGCATGTGTTGAGTACTGAGGACTAAAATGAGTTTCATTCTAATTgtcacattatctcattttcctCCAGAAACTATGGGTGTACAGAGAAGGCAGATGAACTTTTAACAGTTAAGCTATGAAAGGTATGTCTTGTTTATCTAGTACAGGGAAATAATTGCTCCTCCTTCAGAAGATACTCTAGTGCATGCACACTGAAGCTGGAGTTGCCAAGCATAAGCAAGACTTGCCTAAGTCTAAGGCTAACACAGTTAGAATTTTGTATATGGGCAGAGATTAAGAAATATATCCTAATTCTTAACTACAATTCTGCCtctaataaatttctttaaatctaaaaACACTAGTAAATAAATGGATATGTCCAACCTATcaagaaaagtttttataaacAACAGCTAACTTTCCTGCTGGGAGACTCTGCATTAATTATTTGATATTAGACTATTTTTCAGTTCAGAACTTGTCTGATAAATGATGTATTAAATAAAGGATTCCTTGATTATGATAAAGAAGTGTATTAATGCTATAGTATACAAAATTACCATAATGGTTTGGCTActtgctgaaaataaaaaaggtcaAGTTTATGAATACTAGCCAAAAGCTGACAATTCCATCTCCAAAACACAGTAAGCAAAATTAAGAAATACTCAGGTTAATGTAGCCATAAACATACCTTCATTTTAGACAGGAATCTGTCCAGTAAATTCACAGCTAGAGAAAATGTCTCCGTGTCGAAGCCAAAGAACTGAGTTAGACTAAGAAGATCTTTTACTTCAAAGTCCCGTAGTCTGGCAGTCATTCTGAGGCCATTATCGTGGGCAGACTCAATTAGTCTCAAGCCGCAGACCTTTGGCTGACATCTAGACTCCTGTTCCAACAGGGCATTCAGCTGGTGTAGCAGATTCTGAGAGTCAGTTGTTGTCAGTACCTCTATCATCTATATATAGAACAAAGCCCAGAAAGGAGTGTAAGCGTAGTCCTTCCTACTTTCTTTGGCCATCTTTTATTGGGTCAAGAAGTGCTTTATAATACAAGTCTCCCTTCCTCCAGGGTGGCTAGTGAATCTAAGTCATTGCAAAGTGCTgttatttctttcccttctacAAGTTGGTCACATCCTAAATTATTAGTTCCTAGAGAATAGGAgccatgcctttaaaaaaatgcaaatcttcAAGAAATACTTAAGTTATTCACTGTTAATAAGTAACCACAAATAGACACTGTAAAACAGGATACCAAAACTTTGCAATCAGATGGTAGCATGTATCCTGCCATATATTAACAATGTGAACTGTTGAGGTCACTTAATTTTACGCAGTTCTTCATCTTTAAAGAGGGGATAAGGTTATTACCTACCTCGTAGATTTGTGTGGgttaaatgaaatcacacaaagAACTTAGCACATATAGTAGGTACTTAGTAAacattaacaataataatgagcTTATTTCTACATTTGTAAAATCTTCTCTTCAAAtggctgtgaagattaaacaagatTTAAAGAGTGTAGCACAGCGCTTGCCACACAGTGCTCAATAACAGTTAACTTTTATTGGTGTTAGGAAAGGAAACTTAAAGGGTGCCCTGGAGCACGCAGCGGGGCGGCGCGAGAGGTGCTAACCTAGTCTGCAAGATAAACCTGGGAATTTCATTAAGTGTGCACTATGTGCCGGACGCAAGCTAAGCCCTGGGTACACGGACTGTCCCTCTCCACATCAATTTAAAGACAAGAAGGCAGGGATCTTCAGAGCTGGCCATGTGAGGAACCACTAACTTCAGGGGTCCAATTCTTTCGCCCCTGCCTAGTCCCAGGGACTGGGCGGGCCTTAAGACACCTCAGGAGGACGGATTCGGCTCCGCCCCTCCAGGCTCAGACTAGCCTGGGCTTGTGCTCACAGCAGCGGGAGAGTTAATCGAGAAAGAGTGCGCGGGCCAGACCTACCTCTCACCGCGCGCCCGCAACCCTGCTCCCCATCCGCACCCGGACGTCAACCCCGCAGTCTCAGCTCACCTTGATAGCGACTGCGGCTCCTCAGCGGTAACCACCCTCCCCGGGCCTGCTCTCACCTCACCTC is from Eulemur rufifrons isolate Redbay chromosome 10, OSU_ERuf_1, whole genome shotgun sequence and encodes:
- the CCNG1 gene encoding cyclin-G1; protein product: MIEVLTTTDSQNLLHQLNALLEQESRCQPKVCGLRLIESAHDNGLRMTARLRDFEVKDLLSLTQFFGFDTETFSLAVNLLDRFLSKMKVQPKHLGCVGLSCFYLAVKSIEEERNVPLATDLIRISQYRFTVSDLMRMEKIVLEKVCWKVKATTAFQFLQLYYSLIQENLPFERRNTLNFERLEAQLKACHCRIIFSKAKPSVLALSIIALEIQAQKCVELTEGVECLQKHSKINGRDLTFWQELVSKCLTEYSSNKCSKPNVQKLKWIVSGRTARQLKHSYYRISHLPTIPEMVP